The Cellulophaga sp. RHA19 genome includes the window GAATCGGTGCAGGTGTGGCTTGGTTATTTAGTGTGTTTGGGATGTTATTTCCAGATGTGTTTCCAGCACAGTTTAAAACTGAATCAGGTGCAGTACACGTCTATTTTGAAGCAGCAACGGTTATTCTAACCTTGGTGCTTTTAGGACAGTTGTTAGAAGCGCGAGCACACAGTAAAACCAATTCCGCAGTAAAAGAGTTACTAAAGTTAACACCTAATAAAGCCATAAAAATAATTGATGATGAAGAAATTGAAGTCAGTATAGATAAGATAGAATTAAATGATATTCTAAAAGTAAAACCAGGTGATAAAATTCCTGTAGATGGTGTAATAACAGAAGGAGAAACAACCATTGATGAATCTATGATAACAGGAGAACCTATTCCTGTAAATAAATCACAAGACGATAAAGTAAGTAGCGGAACCATTAATGGGAATCAATCATTCTTGATGAAAGCGGAAAAAGTAGGAAGTGATACCTTACTCTCACAAATCATACATATGGTTAATGATGCCAGTAGAAGTCGCGCACCTATTCAGAATTTAGCAGATAAGGTATCAGGTTATTTTGTGCCAGTTGTAGTTCTTATTTCTATTATCACATTTATGGTTTGGGCAATTTGGGGACCAGAACCTGTTTATGTATATGCGTTTGTGAATGCAATTGCAGTTTTAATCATTGCGTGTCCTTGTGCTTTAGGTTTAGCAACACCTATGTCTGTAATGGTTGGTGTGGGTAAAGGTGCTCAAAATGGTGTATTAATTAAAAATGCCGAAGCTCTCGAAAAAATGGATAAGGTAAATACACTTATAGTTGATAAAACAGGAACTATTACAGAAGGAAAACCAACGGTAGAAACAGTAGGTGCTTTTAGTGATACTTTAAACAAAAATGAACTACTTCAATACATTGTTTCATTAAATGCCAATAGTGAACATCCTTTGGCAGAAGCGACAGTTAAATATGGAAAGGAACATAACGCTGAAAGAATAAAATCTAAAAACTTTAGTGCTGTCACAGGAAAAGGTGTTGAAGCTATAATAAATGATAAAAAAGTGGCTTTAGGGAATCCTAAAATGATGGAATATGCCAAAGCAGATATTACTTCTACAATGAAAGACGAAGCTAAATCTTACCAAAAACAGGGTAAAACAGTTTCTTATTTGTCATTAGATGAAACCGTTGTTGGGTATGTAGTTATAGGCGATATAATAAAAGAAACAAGTGCCAAAGCGATTAAAGTACTTCAAGATAAAGGTATTGATGTAATAATGCTAACAGGCGATAATCACGATACAGCACAAGCAGTAGCATCAGAGCTTAATCTTGCAGATTTTAAAGCCAGTATGTTACCAGAAGATAAACTCAAAGAAGTAGAGAAACTGCAAGAAAATGGAAAAGTGGTTGCTATGGCAGGTGATGGTATTAATGATGCACCAGCATTGGCAAAAAGTGATGTAGGTATTGCAATGGGAACAGGAACAGATGTAGCGATAGAAAGTGCAATGATAACCCTGGTAAAAGGTGATTTACACGGCATAGTAAAGGCTAAAAATTTAAGTCATTCCGTAATGAAGAACATAAAGCAAAATCTATTTTTTGCACTTATTTATAACACATTAGGAGTACCTATTGCAGCAGGCGTATTATTCCCATTTTTTGGCATTTTATTGTCGCCAATGATAGCAGCATTAGCAATGAGTTTTAGTTCTGTTTCGGTAATAGCAAATGCTTTAAGATTAAGAACAATTAAAATTTAACTATAAAATCAAACTAATTATGGAAAATTCAAAAGAACACACAAACAAAGGAAACTATAAAACATTTTTTTTAATGTTAGGGTTATCATTTATAGCTATGTATATAACAATGTACTTAAATACATATTCCATAGACCACGTATGGTTTAGCTTAACACGTTTCTATATGACGTGTTTGGGTATTTCAACAATGGCTGTCATAATGTGGTTTTTTATGCGAAAAATGTATAACGACAAAAAAAAGAATATAGCAATACTTGCAGGTAGTTTTATTCTCTTTGTAAGTGCATTAGGATTAGTAAGAACACAAGCACCAATTATTGGTGATGTCCTTTGGATGAAAGCAATGATACCGCACCATTCCATCGCAATATTAACAAGTGAAAGAGCGGATATAAAAGACCCAGAAGTTAAAAAATTAGCAGATGATATAATAAAAGCACAAAAGAAGGAAATAGAAGAAATGAAAGCAATGATAAAACGATTAGAAAATGAAAAATAATAAAATAGTGATATATATAGGCTTAGTTACTATAGGTCTATTGTTGGGGTGGTTACTTTTTAGTGGTTCATCAAACGAACAGACAGAACATAATCACGACGAGCTTGCAGAAACCAATCAAATGTGGACGTGTTCTATGCATCCACAAATTATGCAACCAGAACCAGGTGATTGTCCTATTTGTGGGATGGACTTAATTCCTGCCGAAAATGGAAGTGATGGTCTGTTAGCAGACCAATTCAAGTTAACCGAAAATGCGATGGCTTTAGCCAATATTCAAACAACTGTTGTAGGTAAAGGAAATGTTGATGGCAACACCCTTAAATTATCTGGTAAAATTGCTGAAAATGAAGAGGCAAACGCAGTACAAGTCAGTTATTTTTCGGGTAGAATAGAACGTTTGAATGTTAGTTTTACAGGCAAAGAAGTTCGTAAAGGTCAATTATTAGCAACCATTTATTCGCCAGAATTGTATGCAGCACAGCAAGAGTTAATTACGGCATCATCTTTAAAGGAATCCCAACCTGAATTATATAAGGCAGTTCGTAATAAATTGAAGTTGTGGAAGCTTTCTGTAAGTCAAATCAATCAAATTGAAGAAACCCAAAAAGTAAAAGAAAACTTTCCAGTTTATGCAACAGTTTCAGGAACAGTTACCGAAAAATTAGTAGAACAAGGCGACTACATCAAACAAGGTCAACCATTGCTTAAGATTGCAAATCTCAATACGGTTTGGGCAAACTTTGATGTCTATGAAAATCAAATCGATTTATTTAAAAAGGGACAAGAAGTTTTAGTGACTACAAACGCTTATGCTAATAAGGAATTTAAAGGGAAAGTAGATTTCATTGAACCAATTTTAAATACTAAAACAAGAACAGTAACCTTACGTGTGGTGCTTAATAACAAAAACGATGTATTTAAACCAGGAATGTTTGTAACCGCAAATATTGAACGAGTTTCAAGTAGTAATGATGCGGTATTAACAATCCCTGCATCTGCTGTACTTTGGACAGGTAAACGTTCTGTGGTCTATTTAAAAACCAATCCAGACCAAACCATTTTTGAAATGCGTGAAGTTGTTTTAGGGAACCAAATTGGTAATGAATATGAAGTTTTAGAAGGTTTATTTATTGGAAATGAAATCGTGACTAACGGCACATTTACAGTAGATGCAGCAGCCCAATTACAAGGTAAAAAATCAATGATGAATAAGGATGGTGGCAAAGTAATGACAGGTCACGAAGGACATTTAGGTATGGATAATAAGGCATTAAAAGAAGAGAACGACCATACCAATATGAATGAACGTTTGGAAGTGTCAGAAAAATTTCAAGAACAATTAAAAGTTGTTTACAATGATTATATCAATTTAAAAGGTGCTTTAGTCAATGAGGATTTTAAAACTGTAATGACAATATCAAATAGCTTATTGGATAATATATCTAAAGTATATATGAAGTTACTAAAAGATGAAGCACATACACATTGGGTGTCATTGGAAAAAGAAGTAAAAATTGCTGCGACATCTATTTCCAAAACATCAGATATAAAGGAGCAAAGAGTTCATTTCAAAGATCTATCATCACAATTAATAAATGCAGTACAACTGTTCGGTATTAATGAAAAAGTGTATGTGAAGTTTTGTCCGATGGCAGAAAACAACAATGGCGCTTATTGGTTGAGTAAAGAAGAAAAAGTAATCAATCCCTATTTTGGTAGCACCATGTTAACCTGCGGAGAAGTAAAACAAGTCATAGAATAATAATAAATCAAATAATAACAATTAAATTTTAAAAAAATGAATAAAGTAATTTTAAGTGTAGCTATAATAATGGCTATAGGATTAACAAGTTGTAAAAATGAAATTAAAAAGGAAGCTGAAACATCAACTACTGAAATGTCCAAAGAAATCGCAATGACAGATTTATCTTTTGGCGTAAGAGGCAATTGTGGTATGTGTAAAAACACCATTGAAAAAGCAGCCTATAGTGTTGAAGGTGTTACTGCTGCAAACTGGGATAAAGACAAAAAGAAGATTGATGTTTCTTTTGATGATACCAAAACAGATGCTATGACAATTCACAAAGCTATTGCAGCTTCAGGATATGATACCGAAAAAGTTGCAGGTAGTGAAGAAGCTTATGATGGTTTACCAGGTTGTTGTCAATACGACCACGAAATGATGATGAATCAATAAAATTTGAAATGTTTACAGGCTGTTTGAAAATGACAAAATCATTTTTATTGACAGCCTTTTTTTTAATAATTTTTATAAATTAAAAGTTCAATATCTCACAACTTAACTTCTTTAGTATCCCTTTAGATTTCAACACTACATTTGTCCTGTAAAAATTGAAACTAATGATAAAACAAACGCTTACAGTACTTATACTATTTATTTCATTCTTTGTAAATGCACAAGAAACAATTACTATTACTGGTCAAATTATAGACCAAGAAACTCAAGAAACTTTGCCTTTTGTTAGTGTTTCTATAAATGATGAAGCTACTAATGCCATAGTTACAGGAACCATTAGCGATGATAATGGACGATTTGAAATCAAGGATTTAAAAACAGGGAAGTACATCATAAATATTACCTATTTGGGTTTTGAAACGATACAACGAAAAATTGCTTCAGGTGGATTAAACCCAATTTTCGATTTAGGTAAAATAGAACTAAAATCCTCTGCTGAAGCTTTAGATGAAGTAACCATTGAAGCAAAACGAGCGACTGTAAATTCAGCATTGGATAAAAAGTCTTTTAGTCTTACTGATAATGTGGCGCAGTCTGGTGGTTCTGTGGTGGATGCTATGAAAACAATGCCAGGTGTTGCTTTCGACCAAGAAGGAAAAGTGGTGTTGCGTGGTAGTGATAAAGTAGTGGTTTTAATAGACGGCAAACAATCGAGTCTTACTGGTTTTGGTAACCAAAAAGGATTAAGCAATATTCCGGCATCTAATATTGAACGTATTGAAATCATCAACAATCCATCCGCAAAATACGATGCTAACGGTTTTGCAGGTATTGTAAATATCATTTATAAAAAGGAAAAGCAAACAGGTTTGAATGGAGACGTGGGTTTGTCGTTCGGTTTGGGTGCGTTATCTAAACGAAAACAAGATACACCTACAGATTATGGAAGTTTTTCAGTTAATCCTAAACTGATTCCAAGTTTAAACCTTAATTACAGAACAGATAAGCTTAATTATTTTCTACAATCAGAGTTCATCATTCAAGAAGCGTTACCTAATAATGAGTTTACAACAAGAAATTACGATGATGGTCGTAACATCATTTCACAAGTTCCCGAAAACAGAAGACAGTTTCGTTCTATAATTACGGGAGGAGTAGATTGGGAACTTAGCGATAATGATGCCATTACCTTTTCTGGAATGTTCGACAGGGAAAAACATATAGATACTTCGCAAGTTGCTTTTATTAATTTAGATAATAATGTTCGTAATCGTTTGTACACTTGGAAAGAAGAAGAAATTACAAGCTTTATAAACGTCGCAGCTAATTATAAACATAACTTTCCTCAGGCAGGTCATTCGTTAACGGCGAATACTCAGTATACAAAAGGTCTAGAAGATGAAAGTTATTTTCTAAACGATAGTTCTGCTATTAGAATAGGTAGAGATATGACTAATATTAGAGCCATAGAGCACACCACAAGCTTATCTACAGATTATGCACGTGCATTAAGTAGTGGTAAAATTGAAGCAGGAGCAAAGGTGAGATTCAGAAATTTGCCTGTAAATTATACTGTAAATAGAGGTAACCAATCTATTATCTATCCTAATTTAGGTGATTTCTCAAAATGGAAAGAAAACCTATATGCTTTTTATGGTAATTATCTTTTAGAGAAAGAACGTTTTGATGTTGAAGCAGGATTAAGGGCAGAGCAAACAGATGTATCATACAAATTAGACCCTGCAAATACTTATTATGCAGCTAATGATAAATATGATTATTTCGAATTATTCCCAAGTGTGCGGTTTACGTATAAATTAAATGATAAAAACAAACTTTCATTATTTTACAATCGTCGAGTAGATAGACCAGGCGAACCCGAATTGCGCATCTTTCCAAAATATGATGACCCAGAATTATTAAAAGTTGGAAACCCGTATTTACGTCCGCAGTTTACAAACAGCGTAGAAGCAGCACATCGTTATAATTGGGGTTCAGGCTCATTGTTTTCAGCCATCTATCACAGACAGATTAAAGGTGCTTATCAACGCATTTTTAGTGTAGATAATAGCAATCCAGATTACGATATTGTTAATCGAGTTTATCAAAATACAGGAGAAAGTACCAACACTGGAATGGAGTTGTTATTTAGTCAAGACATTACACTAAATTGGAAATTAACGGCTAGCACAAATATTTACATAAATAGTATAAGTGCTTATGAAGGTACATTATTATTTCCTTTTGTAAGAAATTTCAACATTACTAAATCATCAGACACAGCAGGTGATTTTAAAATATCAAACGCATTTATGCTTCCTTATAAAATAGAAGCCCAAGTTACCGGATTGTATTATTCTAAACGAAATATTCCTCAAGGAGAAGAGTTAGCAAGGTCTTCAATAGATTTAGGCTTAAAGAAATCTATTTGGGATAAAAAAGGGGAAGTCACATTATCCGTAAGTGATTTGTTTAACAACTTTGGATTAAGGCAGCGCATTTCAGGAGAAGGATTTACTGCACTTTATGAAAACTACTACGAAACCCAAATTATAAGATTAGCAATGAAATATAAGTTTTAGTTTTAAGAATATGTAGCTTAAGTTTTTCTTTAAAATTACATATTACTTTTAGTGTACAATGCAAGACCTGTAAGAGAAAGTAATCCTTACTATTTAAAACTATTTTCTTTTATCAGGTACAACTAAATTTATGAAACTTATGGAAACTAAAACATTAAATAAGGTAGCAGAAATAACAGCATTATTTTGGTTGATGAAAATAATAGCCACTACATTGGGTGAAACCTTAGGAGATTTTATTGCACAAACTTTAGGTTTGGGTTATTCTGTAGGTATTTTAATTACATTCACGTTTTTTTTAATTGCTCTTGGCATTCAGTTATATTCAAAAAAGTATGTGCCATTATATTTTTGGCTGGTTATTATTGCTACAACAACATTAGGAACAGAGATTTCTGATTTTATGGATAGAAGTCTTGGCCTTGGTTATACCTATGGTAGTTTAGTTTTAGCTATTGGTTTAATAGGAACACTTTTTCTATGGTATAATAAATATAAAAATTTAGAGGTAAATCCAATTATCTACAAAAACAAAGAATTATTTTTTTGGACTGCAGTATTATTTTCAAATAGTTTAGGAACTGCATTTGGAGATTATTTGAGTGATGAAATTGGTTTTAGTTATTTAATAGGTGCATTAGTTACTGCATTAATTATAGCATTGGTTATTCTACTTCATTATTTCACAAAAGTGAATCAAATACTACTATTCTGGATTGCATTTGTCTTTACACGCCCCTTTGGAGCAACATTTGGTGACTTTCTTACTAAGCCTTTAAATAAAGGAGGGCTAGATCTAGGAACATTACCTGCGTCTACAGTGTCTGTTGGATTAATAGCAATACTAATTTATATCTCTCATAAGCAATATCAAAAGAAACTATTATAGCCTAATTACTCTTTAGATTTGCTTGAAAATATCTTTAGAATTGATTACTAGATTTATACTAGTATTAATTTAAAAATTAT containing:
- a CDS encoding COG4705 family protein, encoding MKLMETKTLNKVAEITALFWLMKIIATTLGETLGDFIAQTLGLGYSVGILITFTFFLIALGIQLYSKKYVPLYFWLVIIATTTLGTEISDFMDRSLGLGYTYGSLVLAIGLIGTLFLWYNKYKNLEVNPIIYKNKELFFWTAVLFSNSLGTAFGDYLSDEIGFSYLIGALVTALIIALVILLHYFTKVNQILLFWIAFVFTRPFGATFGDFLTKPLNKGGLDLGTLPASTVSVGLIAILIYISHKQYQKKLL
- a CDS encoding DUF305 domain-containing protein, giving the protein MENSKEHTNKGNYKTFFLMLGLSFIAMYITMYLNTYSIDHVWFSLTRFYMTCLGISTMAVIMWFFMRKMYNDKKKNIAILAGSFILFVSALGLVRTQAPIIGDVLWMKAMIPHHSIAILTSERADIKDPEVKKLADDIIKAQKKEIEEMKAMIKRLENEK
- a CDS encoding heavy-metal-associated domain-containing protein, translating into MNKVILSVAIIMAIGLTSCKNEIKKEAETSTTEMSKEIAMTDLSFGVRGNCGMCKNTIEKAAYSVEGVTAANWDKDKKKIDVSFDDTKTDAMTIHKAIAASGYDTEKVAGSEEAYDGLPGCCQYDHEMMMNQ
- a CDS encoding TonB-dependent receptor domain-containing protein; this translates as MIKQTLTVLILFISFFVNAQETITITGQIIDQETQETLPFVSVSINDEATNAIVTGTISDDNGRFEIKDLKTGKYIINITYLGFETIQRKIASGGLNPIFDLGKIELKSSAEALDEVTIEAKRATVNSALDKKSFSLTDNVAQSGGSVVDAMKTMPGVAFDQEGKVVLRGSDKVVVLIDGKQSSLTGFGNQKGLSNIPASNIERIEIINNPSAKYDANGFAGIVNIIYKKEKQTGLNGDVGLSFGLGALSKRKQDTPTDYGSFSVNPKLIPSLNLNYRTDKLNYFLQSEFIIQEALPNNEFTTRNYDDGRNIISQVPENRRQFRSIITGGVDWELSDNDAITFSGMFDREKHIDTSQVAFINLDNNVRNRLYTWKEEEITSFINVAANYKHNFPQAGHSLTANTQYTKGLEDESYFLNDSSAIRIGRDMTNIRAIEHTTSLSTDYARALSSGKIEAGAKVRFRNLPVNYTVNRGNQSIIYPNLGDFSKWKENLYAFYGNYLLEKERFDVEAGLRAEQTDVSYKLDPANTYYAANDKYDYFELFPSVRFTYKLNDKNKLSLFYNRRVDRPGEPELRIFPKYDDPELLKVGNPYLRPQFTNSVEAAHRYNWGSGSLFSAIYHRQIKGAYQRIFSVDNSNPDYDIVNRVYQNTGESTNTGMELLFSQDITLNWKLTASTNIYINSISAYEGTLLFPFVRNFNITKSSDTAGDFKISNAFMLPYKIEAQVTGLYYSKRNIPQGEELARSSIDLGLKKSIWDKKGEVTLSVSDLFNNFGLRQRISGEGFTALYENYYETQIIRLAMKYKF
- a CDS encoding heavy metal translocating P-type ATPase encodes the protein MKHTYHIHGMTCNGCRTHVEETLSKVEGVSKATVNLEKAEATIEMELHIPIETFQEALKNDGGRYSIHKQGEHHHHLEDKTEKTSKGKGTGTFYCPMHCEGDKTYDKSGDCPVCGMDLVEEQNLSTASTEQWTCPMHPEIVKDEPGSCPICGMDLVPMQPDVSAEEKTYKKLLKKFWIATAFTLPIFLMAMSEMLNNNPLYDIMEQKYWNWIQFALSIPVVFYATWMFFERAYRSIKTWNLNMFTLIGIGAGVAWLFSVFGMLFPDVFPAQFKTESGAVHVYFEAATVILTLVLLGQLLEARAHSKTNSAVKELLKLTPNKAIKIIDDEEIEVSIDKIELNDILKVKPGDKIPVDGVITEGETTIDESMITGEPIPVNKSQDDKVSSGTINGNQSFLMKAEKVGSDTLLSQIIHMVNDASRSRAPIQNLADKVSGYFVPVVVLISIITFMVWAIWGPEPVYVYAFVNAIAVLIIACPCALGLATPMSVMVGVGKGAQNGVLIKNAEALEKMDKVNTLIVDKTGTITEGKPTVETVGAFSDTLNKNELLQYIVSLNANSEHPLAEATVKYGKEHNAERIKSKNFSAVTGKGVEAIINDKKVALGNPKMMEYAKADITSTMKDEAKSYQKQGKTVSYLSLDETVVGYVVIGDIIKETSAKAIKVLQDKGIDVIMLTGDNHDTAQAVASELNLADFKASMLPEDKLKEVEKLQENGKVVAMAGDGINDAPALAKSDVGIAMGTGTDVAIESAMITLVKGDLHGIVKAKNLSHSVMKNIKQNLFFALIYNTLGVPIAAGVLFPFFGILLSPMIAALAMSFSSVSVIANALRLRTIKI
- a CDS encoding efflux RND transporter periplasmic adaptor subunit — its product is MKNNKIVIYIGLVTIGLLLGWLLFSGSSNEQTEHNHDELAETNQMWTCSMHPQIMQPEPGDCPICGMDLIPAENGSDGLLADQFKLTENAMALANIQTTVVGKGNVDGNTLKLSGKIAENEEANAVQVSYFSGRIERLNVSFTGKEVRKGQLLATIYSPELYAAQQELITASSLKESQPELYKAVRNKLKLWKLSVSQINQIEETQKVKENFPVYATVSGTVTEKLVEQGDYIKQGQPLLKIANLNTVWANFDVYENQIDLFKKGQEVLVTTNAYANKEFKGKVDFIEPILNTKTRTVTLRVVLNNKNDVFKPGMFVTANIERVSSSNDAVLTIPASAVLWTGKRSVVYLKTNPDQTIFEMREVVLGNQIGNEYEVLEGLFIGNEIVTNGTFTVDAAAQLQGKKSMMNKDGGKVMTGHEGHLGMDNKALKEENDHTNMNERLEVSEKFQEQLKVVYNDYINLKGALVNEDFKTVMTISNSLLDNISKVYMKLLKDEAHTHWVSLEKEVKIAATSISKTSDIKEQRVHFKDLSSQLINAVQLFGINEKVYVKFCPMAENNNGAYWLSKEEKVINPYFGSTMLTCGEVKQVIE